The following are encoded in a window of Phaseolus vulgaris cultivar G19833 chromosome 3, P. vulgaris v2.0, whole genome shotgun sequence genomic DNA:
- the LOC137807243 gene encoding 18S rRNA (guanine-N(7))-methyltransferase RID2, whose protein sequence is MASRPEVVAPPEIFYDDSEARKYTSSSRIVQIQATLSERALELLALPDDGIPKLLLDIGCGSGLSGETLTEDGHHWIGLDISASMLNVALEREVEGDLVLGDMGQGLGVRPGVIDGAISISAVQWLCNADKSSHNPRLRLKAFFTSLYKCLSNGARAVFQVYPENIDQRELILNAAMHAGFAGGIVVDFPHSSKRRKEFLVLTCGQRSVNSSVSKGKNEDGESCSDEDSEDEENQTVCISDRHRPRKKQKRNNKNGKGKEWILRKKEQMRRRGNAVPSDSKYTGRKRKDRF, encoded by the exons ATGGCTTCCAGACCAGAGGTGGTTGCGCCGCCTGAGATATTCTATGACGATTCCGAAGCTCGAAAGTACACTTCTTCTTCCCGAATTGTTCAAAttcag GCAACGTTGTCAGAGAGAGCCCTCGAATTACTTGCCTTACCTGATGATGGCATTCCAAAATTACTCCTTGATATCG GTTGTGGTTCGGGACTTAGCGGCGAGACACTCACGGAGGATGGACATCATTGGATTGGTCTTGACATTTCAGCATCGATGCTTA ATGTTGCTTTGGAGAGAGAGGTTGAGGGTGACCTTGTACTTGGTGACATGGGTCAG GGTTTAGGGGTTCGTCCTGGAGTGATTGATGGGGCCATCAGTATATCTGCTGTTCAG TGGTTATGCAATGCTGATAAGTCCTCTCACAACCCTCGATTAAGATTGAA GGCATTTTTTACATCTTTATATAAATGCTTATCTAATGGAGCTAGAGCAGTATTTCAAGTGTATCCTGAAAATATAGACCAGCGTGAATTGATTTTAAATGCTGCAATGCATGCTGGATTTGCTGGTGGTATAGTGGTGGATTTTCCACACag TTCGAAGAGGAGAAAGGAGTTCCTTGTTCTCACGTGTGGTCAACGTTCAGTAAATTCGTCCGTGTCTAAAGGTAAAAATGAAGACGGGGAGAGTTGCTCCGACGAGGACagtgaagatgaagaaaatCAGACA GTATGCATATCAGACAGGCATAGACCGCGaaagaaacagaaaaggaatAATAAGAATGGGAAGGGAAAGGAATGGATACTAAGGAAGAAGGAGCAGATGAGAAGAAGAGGAAACGCTGTTCCTTCGGATAGCAAGTACACAGGTCGGAAAAGAAAGGACCGTTTTTGA